The Candidatus Schekmanbacteria bacterium RIFCSPLOWO2_02_FULL_38_14 genomic interval GCCTTTATGAATTCAGAAAGATTGGTTTCAAATACCCTGTATTTTAATTTCAGCAGCTTGTTCTTCAAGCCATCACAGCCGGAGTTTAAAACAACATCCCTTCCTATGCATATTGCATTACACCCAAATTTTAATGCCTCGGTTTTTTTTACGGCTATGCTTTTCTTGATATAATTTTTAATTATTTTCCTTCCAAACAAGTCAAATGCATATGGATAATATGCTATCTCACCATTGGAGAGAGGAAGAAAACAGGTGTCCAAGTGATAGAATTTCTGGTTTACCAACTCAAGCGAAAGGATTCTTTTATTTATAATTTTTGAGATTCTTGTATGTGCATTTATGTCAGACCTTATAATATACCCTGCATAAAAATTTTCTCCGCATAGAAGAAGGTCTCCCTCTCCTTCAAAATTCGTTTCTTCAGGCAGTTCCTCTATCCTGTAACCGTTTTTCTTGAACCATTTTTCAAAAAACCCTGACTCCCCCTTCCTCTGTTTGAATCTGAAATTGCTTTTTATGAATGTATTGTTGAATACAAATCCGGCATTTGCAGTAAATACCATGTCAGGGTAATTTTTCTGAGGTTCAATTAATTTTATTTCAATGCCTATTTTCCTATTGATAAGGTTATATAAATCTTCCCATTGCTTCCTTGAGAGTTTCTTGTCAGAATCTTTTTTAACATCCATCCACGGATTAATTTCATACCTGATGCCGTAATAGTCAGGAGGGCACATTAATATAGATTTCTTTATCATTGTTTATATTGTGGCTTTTGTGAAATGTAGAAACAGGTCTTCAGACCTGTTAAAAAAAACAGATTTACAGAAATGTTATTGCGAGGAGCTATTTCGCGACGAAGCAATCTCTGCTTAGGGTTATAAGTTTTAAGTAGTAAGTTTTAATTGAGATTGCTTCGCTTCGCTCGCAATGACAGACATGAAATTGTCGGTCATCCTGTGAAGGTCTGTTTCTACAAATTATTTTTTTCAGGAAATTTATAATCTCCTGTTTAACAGCGTTTCTATATCTGGAACAGGTAATTAGTTAACTCCCTTAAAAAAAGTTCTGCATCGGTTACAAGACCAATAGCCTGAAAACTCCCCCTGTCAGCAAGCTTTGTTACCATTTCGGGATTTATGTCAACACATACTGTAGTAACAGATGAAGGAAGAATATTGCCTATTGCTATGGAGTGAAGCATTGATGCAATCATTATTGAAAGAGAAACATCTTTTATTTTGTTGCGCATCAGCGCCTGTGCTTCATTTGTATCTGTAATTACTTCAGGCAAAGGCCCATCATCTCGGATTGAACCTGCAAGAACGAAATCGACACCATTTTTTATGCAGGAATACAGGATTCCTTCCCGCAGTATTCCCTTCTCAACAGCTTTTTTTATTCCACCAGCTTTTCTTATGGTGTTTATTGTCCTGAGATGATGTTCATGACCTCTTTTGGTCTGAACGCCCTCTTTTAAAGAGACACCAAGGGATGTCCCGAACAGCGAGGCTTCAATATCGTGGGTTGCAAACCCGTTTCCGGAAAACAGGATGTCAATAAACCCTTCATTAATTAAGATTTCTAAATATTTTCTTGCTCCGGTATGGATAATTGCAGGTCCGCAGACAAAAAGGATTTTTCCTTTCCTCTTGCTTTTTATCTCTTTCATATTCTCTGCTATGTTTTTAATGATAAGCCATTTTGATTTCTCAGGAGATATTGAACTGCCCATAAACTCAAAGACACCCTTATGCTTGATTCTTTTTCCTGGGTCAACCCTTACTCCATCATGACCTAAAACTATTTTATCTCCTCTTTTTACTTCATTCATTTTTATACAATATGCCTTCTTAAAGTCATTTGTGACTGCGATACCGCTGTCCATGCAGATATTTTCTACCTGAAGCCATTTCCCTTTAATATAAATTTCTGCTGGAAGATTGGTGGTTATGTGAAAGTTATCAGGAAAGATTCCATCATTTTCTGTTTCTTTTAATTTGACCTCTGTCTGCCTGACCGGAGCAGCGCCGAGCTTAAGGATTCTTGACATTATGTTTTCAATGATTGGTTTTGATGGGGCTGTTACTTTTATTCTGGCGTAACTCGGGTCTTTTTTTGTCCTTCCTATTTTTATTTCCTCTGATTCGTAGTTTCCGCCGTGGTCCAGAATTTCATCAAAAATTTTGGGAAGGGTTAATGAATCAATGATGTGTCCTTTTATTTCAATAAGCTCTGAAAACTTTTTCATAAATTTTAAAAAATATGTTTGACGTTTGAATTAAATGCGAATTTTTTGTAAAGACAAGCTAAACAGTCTGACCGAGAATGGTCATTGCGAGGAGCAAAGCGGTTGCGAGGCAAAGCCGAAGCAAACCCGGAGCAGATTCCTTCGCTTCGCTCGGAACAAGCTCCGCAATCTGACCCGAAGGGTCATTACGAGAGCCGATTTATCGGCTCGTGGTAATCTCATTAGATTGCTTCGCTTAAGCTCGCAACGACTTCGTCGGATTGCCACGCTCCCTTCGGTCGCTCGCAATGACAAAAGGGAATTCTCAGTCAGCCTGTTAAGCTGCGTTAGCAAAAAGTTAAAATATATTTAATTATATATTAGTTATTGAAATTATAAAAGAGAAATATTTTGTTGTGAAGTTTTTTCATTGACGAAAAATATTGCCTGTGATAGCTGATTAAAAATAGTTTGAATGGAGGGAAAAGAGAGTTGATTGACGGAGTAAAAGTAAAAAAATTAAAGGTCATTCCTGATGAAAGAGGCAGGCTGATGGAAATTCTGCGCTGCGATGATGAATGTTTTATAAAGTTTGGACAGGTGTATATGACCACAGCATATCCAAACGTGGTAAAGGCATGGCATTATCATAAAAATCAGGCGGATAATTTTGTTGTTGTAAAAGGGATGATGAAACTGGTTTTATTCGACCAGAGAAGTGATTCTCCAACCCATAAAGAGATAAACGAATTTTTCATTGGTGAACATAACCCAATGCTTGTACAGATTCCAAATTTGGTTGTTCACGGGTTTAAATGCATAGGGGAAACTGAAGCGCTTGTTCTCAACTGCCCTACAGAAAAATATGATTATAAAAATCCTGATGAGCACAGGATTGATCCATACAATAATGATATTCCTTATAACTGGAATGTTAAGGAAGGGTAAGGACGGGAATCAGTTATGCTTGATTTTTTAAAACCAATAGAGGAAGACCTTGAGTTTGTTGAAAGAGAGACATATGAAAGACTCAAAAACAATGTTTCTCTGATTTCAAACATAGGCATGCATATCGCAAAAAGCGGTGGCAAGAGGTTGAGGCCCGCACTCGTGCTCCTTTCAGCAAAACTATGCGGTTACACAGGAGAAAGGAGTATTGATATAGCTTGTGTGGTTGAATTTATCCATACTGCAACCCTTCTTCATGATGATGTGGTGGATGAAGCAGATATAAGAAGAGGGAGCCCTTCTGCGAATTCTAAATGGGGAAGCGAGGCAAGCATACTTGTTGGAGACTATCTATTTTCCAAGGCATTTTCGCTTCTGGTCAGGAGTTCAGACTTAAGAATAATGGAGTCGCTTTCAGGGGCTTCAATAAAAATGGCAGAGGGAGAGGTTCTGCAGTTATCAAAACGCCATGATATAAACATCTCCAAGGAATGCTACATTGATATAATAACACGAAAGACAGCAGAATTGATTTCTTCCTGCTGTGAGGTTGGCGCTATTATTGCAAAAGCCAAAACAGAGGAAGAAGAGGCACTGGCATCTTACGGGAGAAATATTGGCATAGCTTTTCAGCTTGTTGATGATACTCTGGACTTTATAGCAAAAAGGGAGAAGCTCGGGAAGCCCCTTGGCAATGATTTGAAAGAGGGGAAGATCACAATGCCTCTTTTGAAGGTGGTAGAAAGCGAGTCAGAAGAAAATATAGAGAAAATAAAAAAGATTTTATCCCATTCAGGTTTAAATGGAAATGGCGTTGTGTTTATATTGGACCTTGTAAAAAAGCATAACGGAATTGAATATGCGCTTGACATGGCGGCAGATTACAGCCGGAAAGCAAAAGAAAACCTTGCAATATTTCCATTCTCAAAAGAAAAAGGGCTTTTACTTGAACTGGCTGATTATATAGTAAAAAGGGACCACTAAGGATTATTTCTGGTAAAGTGCTAATTGTCTAACAATCTCTTTAATATGATTTAAGCCATTCATAAAATTACATTGAAAATTTCAAATATCAAATTCCAAACAAATTTAAATTAACAAAATTCAAAGTTTGAAACAATTTGGAGCATTCAAGTAGTGAAAATCCCCCCATCCCCCCTTTGACAAAGGGGGGTTAGGGGGGATTTAGATGACTCAATGGAATTGTCGGACAGCCTGCAAACTGCGTGGAGATTTAATTTAAATATTATTTAAAATTTATTATTATTATGAATACTATTCAGATTAAGGCAGTGGTTGACTCGAAAAATATTGTTTTTCTTCACTGGATAATAGAGTCATATGATGGTATTGCAATAATGAGTATTATGGACTCAAAGCAGGGATTGGTTGAATTTCATATTTCACCGGATTTAACTGAAACATTCAAAAAGCTCATAACCTCGCTTGATTTTAAGGTGGAAATGCTGGAATCATCTGGATAAAAGAATTCAATGTTTAAGTGGCACATTGAATATTCTCAATAAAAAAGGCATTTGCAAAAGGACCCTATAGAAAAATAATAAGGAGATTGCTGAAAAATGATGTCAGAAATATTTTCTAAAATAGACTGCGGAAGAGTTTTAAGAGAAGCACTTTTAGGTGGCGGAGAATTTGCTGATGTCTTTCTGGAAATGAAACAGACAACTTCTATAATCATGGAAGATAATAAGATAGAAGAAGTTCTGACAGGATTTGAGCAGGGCGCCGGAATACGTGTTATTTCTGACTTTAAGACATTTTATGCTTACACAAATAATTTGACTGAAAAAGACCTTTTTCAGGTTGCTTCAGCTCTTAAGCAGGCAGTAAGTTCCGGGAAAAGCGATATTGTAGTTGATTTAAGCAGATCGGTTGTAAATGGCATGGGAGAAATAGAAAAACATCCTGAATCAATAACCACAGACAGAAAAGTAGAGATTGTGAAAAACGCAAACGAATGGATTCCGAAAGGCGAGAAAAGAATCCGTCAGGCAAAGATAGTATATGGTGATTCAATTCAGCAAATGGGAATAGCAAATTCTGAAGGGATGGCTGTAACTGATGAACGGGTAAATACAATCTTTCTTGTCCAGATTGTTGCTGGCAAAGACGGGATAATTCAGACAGGGTATGAGCCTGCAGGAGGGAGCATAGGCTTTGAGCTTTTTGATTCTGTATCAACAAAAGATATTGCGAGAAAAGCCCTCGAAAGGGCTTTTATGATGCTTGAAGCTCAAAAGGCACCCGGAGGGGAGATGCCTGTGGTTATTTCAAGTGAAGCCGGTGGAACAATGGTTCATGAGGCAGTCGGACATGGGCTTGAGGGTGATTTCAACCATGAAAGGATTTCAGTCTATTCGGGTAAAACCGGTTCTCTGATAGCCTCTCCACTTGTGACAGTTGTGGATGATTCAACAATTCCTAAAAAAAGGGGCTCTTTCAGGTTTGACGATGAGGGTGTTAGGGCGCAGAGGACAATGCTGATTGAGAACGGAGTTTTGAAAAATTTTTTATACGACAGGTTAACAGCCATGAAGGATGGAAAGACTTCTACAGGGAATGGCAGGAGACAATCCTTCCGCTATAAACCCATACCGCGGATGACCAATACCCTTATTGTTCCTGGCAGGCACAATCCAGAAGAGATAATTTCCAGTACTGAAAACGGTTTGTTTGTCAGAAAAATGGGTGGTGGACAGGTAAACCCCACAAATGGGGAATTCGTCTTTGAGGTTAGCGAGGGATATTTGATTGAAAACGGCAGAGTTACTAACCCGGTTAGAGGAGCTACTCTGGCAGGCAATGGCCCCCAGGTGCTCAGGGACATAGATATGGTTGGCAATGACCTCGGGTTTGCTATAGGCACCTGTGGCAAGGATGGACAGGGAGCTCCTGTCGCAGATGCCCAGCCTACACTTAGGATAAAGAAACTTGTAGTAGGGGGTGAAGGAAAGCCTCCGTGGAAAAGCTAAAAATGCACAACCTACGCATTGCCCGCAGTTTGCTGCAGGGAGCTTCAAATTCTAAAACCACAAACAAATTATTATTTATTTTCAGACAAGAAACAATCTTTATCCCTCCTCCAATATCCTTGACAAAGAGCCTGCGAATCACTTAAAATTTAATATTCAGAAGGCGAAAGTATAAATTTGAAGCCCTTAGAAGTAAGAAATTAAATTCCAAATCCGAAATCATAAGCTATATTAAACGAGAAAACTCAAAGATAAAATGATAGGAGTAAGATGGCAAGGTTTGGAGAACTCTTAATCGAAGCAGGTCTGATTAACAATGAACAGTTGGAAGAGGCATTAAAGAGCCAGAAAGAGCTTGGCGGAAGACTGGGTTCCATATTAGTTAAAAGGGGGCTGATTTCTGAGGATACTGTTACCTCTTTCCTGAGCCAGCAGTACGGAGTTCCGTCAATCAACCTTGATGATTTTGAAATAGACCCTGCAATCTGTAAGCTCATACCTGTGAAAACTGCATTGAAATATGAAGTAATCCCAATAAGCAGAGTTGGTTCAACGCTCACTGTTGCAATGGTTGACCCGTCAAATGTTTTTGCAATAGATGATATCAAGTTTATGACAGGATACAATGTGGAACCAGTAGTTGCTCCTGAGACTGCAATTAAGGAGGCAATAAAGCGCTATTATCACGTTGGCGTTGGAGTTGATAAGGGCAAGGATGAGCCTGAATCTGCACAGCTTGATGCAAAGGATTATGAGATAGAAGATAGTGATGCAATGGATGGGCTTGAAGGAATCGATGAAGGTCCTGTAGTAGATGTTGATGATTTTGACCAGCTGGTTTCAGGGGCAGTGGATACAGTGGAAGTTGTTCAGGAGCAGGAAGATGAAAATGCTTTAAAAGATGTAGATGCCCCAGTAGTAAAGCTGGTTAATGGCATTCTCATAAAAGCCATTAAAATGAAGGTTTCAGATGTCCACATAGAACCATATGAAAAGGTTTTCAGGGTCCGCTACAGAATGGATGGAGTATTGCATAAGGCAATGGGTTTACCATTGAGGATAAAGAATGCCATTACATCAAGAATTAAGATAATGGCTAGGCTTGATATTTCTGAGAGGAGATTGCCGCAGGATGGAAGAATAAAACTTAAGCTTGGAAAAAACAAGGAGATGGATTTTCGTGTTTCGGTGCTGCCAACTCTTTTTGGCGAGAAAGTAGTTTTAAGGCTTCTTGACCAGTCAAATCTGCAGCTTGATATGACAAAGCTTGGTTTTGACAAGGAGCCCCTCAGTGAGTTTCAGGAGGCAATTCACCTTCCCTACGGAATGGTTTTGGTTACAGGTCCGACAGGTAGCGGCAAAACAACAACCCTTTATTCAGCAATAAGTGAATTGAATAAAGTCAGTGAGAATATAATGACTGCAGAAGACCCGGTAGAATTTAACCTTCCAGGAGTAAATCAGGTGCAAATGCACGAGGATATAGGGCTTAACTTTGCTGCTGCCCTTCGTTCCTTTCTGCGCCAGGACCCGGACATAATTCTGGTTGGAGAGATTAGGGACTATGAAACAGCAGAGATAGGAATTAAGGCTTCTCTTACAGGGCATCTTGTCTTAAGTACTCTTCATACAAACAGCGCTCCAGAGACAATTAACAGACTCCTCAATATGGGGGTTGAGCCATTTCTGGTAGCTTCTTCAGTAAATATGATTATAGCCCAGAGACTTGCAAGGAAGGTATGCGCAGGATGCAAGGAACCTGTGGATATAAAAAAAGAAGCACTTGTCGGACTGCAATTTAAAGAGGAAGATTGGGAAAAGGGTTTTACTGTTTATAAAGGCAAAGGGTGTTCTATATGCGGTGGGACCGGTTATAAGGGAAGAGTTGCGCTTTATGAAGTTATGTCGCTTAAAAGGGAAATTCGCGAATTAATCCTTCAGGGCTCCCAGACCCCGGAGATAAAAGCACAAGCAATAAAACTTGGAATGCAGTCACTCCGGAGGAGCGGTTTGAAAAAGATTATGGAAGGAACTACAACTCCGGAAGAGATTGTAAGGGTAACAATGCCAGATTAAAAAAACTAACATATAAGGAGGACTCCAATGCCTGCTTTTGAATATGTTGGAAAAACTCTTAACAGAGAAGTTAGAAAAGGTGAAGTAGATGCTGCAAGCATAGAAGCTGCCAGAGGACTTCTGAGGGCACAGAAGATAATTGTTACTTCGATTAAAAAGAAATCACAGGGTTTAAAATTTCCAAAAAAAGAGGGTAAAGCAAAGGAAAAGGATATACTTATATTTACAAGGCAGTTTTCAACAATGATAGATGCAGGATTGCCTCTTGTTCAATGCCTTGGAATACTTGCTGCGCAATCTGACAAAGAGATATTAAAAACAACACTGACTAAAATAAAAGAAGATGTTGAAACAGGATCAACATTTTCTGAATCTTTAAGAAAGCATCCGAAAGTTTTTGATGATCTTTATGCAAACATGGTTGAGGCTGGAGAGACAGGAGGTATTCTTGATACAGTACTCAACCGTCTTGCCGCTTATATTGAGAAGGCATCAGCCTTAAAGGCAAAAGTCAAAAAGGCAGCGGTTTATCCAATTGCAATACTTTCAGTTGCAGTTGTAGTTGTTGCAGCTCTTTTGATATTTGTTATCCCGACCTTTGCAAAAATGTTTTCAGATTTTGGCGGGACTCTTCCTGTTCCAACACAGATGGTAATCAATATGAGCCACTTTGCTGCAAGCTGGAAGGGATTAGTCGTAGTTGCTGTAGTAGTTGGAATAATATTTGCTATCAGAGCTTACGGAAAGACTTCTGCGGGGAGAAAAAACATAGATAAGCTCGTGTTAAAGTTACCGATTTTTGGAGACATCATACGAAAGTCAGCAGTTGCAAAATTCACAAGAACGCTTGGGACATTAATCACAAGCGGAGTCCCTATTCTTGAGGGACTTGATATCGTAGCGAGAACGGCAGGGAATGTAACGATTGCAGATGCAATAATGATGACCCGTATAAGCATTGCAGAAGGTAAGACAATATCCGAGCCATTGGAGAAGACAAAGGTGTTTCCCCCGATGGTTGTGCAGATGATATCGGTTGGAGAAGCAACAGGTTCCCTTGATGCAATGCTTGGAAAAATAGCTGACTTTTATGAGATAGAGGTTGATAATGCAGTTGATGCGCTGACCTCTCTTATGGAACCAGCCCTGATGGTTGTTCTTGGAGGTGTTGTCGGGTTTATATTAATAGCCATGTATTTGCCTATCTTCACCCTTGCAACATCAATTTCATGATTTAGAAGAGCAAGCAGGGAGAGAAATTCAAATTATAAATACCATGGCAGAAATTAACTTCAGTTCGCTCAATCCTTCAGGAATCAAATGGCTCATGACTGCCAGGGTGATTGTTGTCACAGCCCTGCTCGGAACCACTATACTTGTAGAAGCCCAGCATGGTGGTTCTTATATTTCGCCCTATCTTTCTATCCTTTATTTTTTAATAATCGTTACATATTTTCTTACAATTCTTTATTCCCTGCTGCTGAACAGGATAAAAGCCCTTACTCTTTTTGCGTACATCCAGATATTTGGTGATTTGCTTTTTGACAGTACTTTAATCTATATTACAGGTGGGGTCGGGAGTCCTTTCATATTTCTCTATTTTCTGTCAATTATTGCATCGAGCGTAATTTTATTCAGGCAGGGAAGTTTGATTACTGCATCCCTGTCCTGTCTTCTTTTCAGCGCGCTGGCGATTTTTCAGTATAATGATATTCTTCTTCTTCCAATACCAACAATACTTTTAGATATTTCTACCATTTCCCTTTCCCTTAACGCCTTATTTTTTAAAGTTTTTTTAAATATAGCTGCCTTTTATCTGGTTGCATTTTTCAGCAGCAGGGTATCTGAAAGCTTGAGGAGTACACACGAAGAACTTGAGGAGAAAAAAGGGATAGTAAAAGAACTGCAGAACCTTAATGAAAATATATTGCAAAGCCTGACAAACGGTCTCATAACCACAGATTTAAGCGGCATTATTATTTCATTCAACAAGGCTTCTGAGGAGATAACCGGATGGAGAAGAGGGGAAGTGGTTGGAAAATGCTGGGACAACTTTTTTCCACAGTTTCCTGCAAGGGAATTGCTTTTAAAAGTCAAAGTATCTCAGGGGAATTCTTTTACATATGAGATAGAATTTTTAAAGAATCAGAACATGAAATATCTCGGGTTTACAGTTTCACTTCTTAAAGATGAAGGAGGAAATATTACAGGGTTAATTGGCAATTTCAGAGACCTTACTGACATCAGAAAGATGGAAGAGTACCTGAAGCGGATTGACAGGCTTGCTGCCATAGGTGAGGTTGCGGCAGGAATGGCTCACGAAATAAGAAATCCGATGGCATCCATAAGCGGTTCCGTTCAGGTATTGAAGGAAAAGGTAGGGGATAATGGCATAACAGGAAGGCTTATGGATATTGTAATAAAGGAATCTGAGAGGCTTGACGGAATAATTAATAATTTTCTTCAGTATGCAAGACCAAAACCTATACAGTTTGTTTTCTGCAATATTAATTACATCTTGAACAGTGTAGTTACACTTCTTAAGAACAACCCAAAATACGGTTCAAACCTAAATATATCAATCAACTGTGAAACTGAAAACCTTTCTCTGATGGCTGACTCAAAACAGTTGGAGCAGGTTTTCTGGAACCTGGCAATAAATGCGATGGAAGCAATGCCAAACGGAGGAGACTTAAGGATATTGGTTTCAAGAGACAGGAGGAAAAATCATTTTTCAGAAAACTCAAAAAACGATATCCCATATATAAAATTTCTTTTTTCTGATACAGGTGTTGGAATAAGCCATAACAACAGGGCTAAACTGTTTTCTCCATTTTATACCACAAAAGAGGGAGGGACGGGGCTTGGGCTTGCAATTGTTTACAGAATAGTAGAAGAGCATCACGGGATAATAGAAGTTGAAAGCGAACCTGAAAAAGGGTCAAGGTTTATTATTTATCTTCCTGAAAAACAGATGTTATAGGATTCAAGGGTTAGAGAAGTCGATTTTGAAAGTAAGCTTGTATATAAAAGAGGAAACCTAATGGCAAGAATTTTATTGGTTGATGATGAGAAAAACCTGCTTGAGTTTTTAAACATAATGCTTACTCAGGAAGGCTATAATGTTACAGTAGCATACGGAGGCAGGGAGGCAATTGATATTCTTCATAAAAATGAATTTGATGTTGTTATAACTGATATCAAAATGCCAAGGGTCAACGGTCTTGAGGTGCTGAAATTTATAAAAGAAAATTCTCCTGATACAATAGTCATAATGATTACTGCCTTTGCATCTCATGAAACTGCTGTTGAAGCCATGAAAGCAGGCGCCTATGATTACATCACAAAACCTTTTAATAATGACCAGATAAAATTAGTAATAAAAAAAGCAGTTGAAAAAAGGTTGCTCGTTAGAGAGAACCTCTATCTTAAGAGAAAACTGGGGAAAGAAGCCGATTCCCGCGACATCATCGGGAAATCAGAGAAGATAAAGGAAGTTTTTGACCTTGTTGAAAAAGTTGCAAAAACTAATAGCACAGTGCTTATCTACGGAGAAAGCGGAACAGGAAAAGAGCTTGTGGCAAGAGCCATTCATCAAAATAGCAACCGCACTGATAAGCCCTTTGAGACAATCAACTGCGGAGCGCTTCTTGATACATTGCTTGAGAGTGAGCTTTTCGGGCATGAAAAGGGCGCTTTTACAGATGCTGTAAATCTCAAGGAAGGGCTTTTTGAAGTTGCTGACGGAGGGACATTGTTTCTTGATGAGATTGCTGAGACATCTCCCTCAACTCAGGTTAAGCTTCTCAGGGTTCTTCAGGAAATGGAATTAAAGCGAGTTGGAGGAACAAAGACAATAAAGGTTGATGTGAGAATAATAGTAGCTACAAATAAGAACCTGAGAGACAGGGTAATAAACGGTTCTTTCAGGGAAGACCTTTTTTACAGGATTAATGTATTCCCGATTTTTATGCCTCCGTTAAGGGAAAGAACAGAGGATATTGATAACCTTGCGGAGTTTTTTGTTGACAGGTTCTGCCTTAAACTCGGAAGAAAACCTCCCCAGATTCTTCCTCAGACAATGGAGGGTTTAAAGTCTTATGCCTGGCCCGGGAATGTGAGAGAACTTGAGAATGTTATTGAGAGAGTAATGATTCTCTGTACCGGCAACAGGGTTTTTCCCAAGGATTTGCCGGAGGAGATTTTAAAAGGTGAAAAAGAAATTATTTCTAAAGTCAAGAGACAGGAAGAGGAATTAAAGATTCCTGAGATTGCATCTGAAGGAATAGATTTTGAAAAAGTTGTTGGAAATATAGAAAAAAATCTGCTCATGGAGGCTTTAAAAAAAACTGATGGAAGAAAAACAAAGGCAGCAGAACTTTTAAAAATAAGTTTCCGTTCTTTCAGGTATCTTCTGGATAAATATAATTTGGGATGAAGAAATAAGGGGCGGCTTTAGTCGCTCCTATCTGCAGATTACAACTTATCGCTTATAACTTTTTATTCCTCTTCCTCATATCTTTTCTTTAAATCATTAATGACATTTGAATCAGCAAGCGTTGTGGTATCTCCAAGGGTTCGTCCCTCAGCAATATCACGGAGAAGCCTTCGCATTATTTTTCCGCTTCTTGTTTTTGGAAGTTCAGGGGAG includes:
- a CDS encoding Fis family transcriptional regulator, with product MARILLVDDEKNLLEFLNIMLTQEGYNVTVAYGGREAIDILHKNEFDVVITDIKMPRVNGLEVLKFIKENSPDTIVIMITAFASHETAVEAMKAGAYDYITKPFNNDQIKLVIKKAVEKRLLVRENLYLKRKLGKEADSRDIIGKSEKIKEVFDLVEKVAKTNSTVLIYGESGTGKELVARAIHQNSNRTDKPFETINCGALLDTLLESELFGHEKGAFTDAVNLKEGLFEVADGGTLFLDEIAETSPSTQVKLLRVLQEMELKRVGGTKTIKVDVRIIVATNKNLRDRVINGSFREDLFYRINVFPIFMPPLRERTEDIDNLAEFFVDRFCLKLGRKPPQILPQTMEGLKSYAWPGNVRELENVIERVMILCTGNRVFPKDLPEEILKGEKEIISKVKRQEEELKIPEIASEGIDFEKVVGNIEKNLLMEALKKTDGRKTKAAELLKISFRSFRYLLDKYNLG